A window from Cydia amplana chromosome 12, ilCydAmpl1.1, whole genome shotgun sequence encodes these proteins:
- the LOC134653134 gene encoding eukaryotic translation initiation factor 6, giving the protein MAVRVQFENNNEVGVFSKLTNSYCLVAIGGSENFYSVFEAELAETIPVVHVSIAGCRIIGRMTVANKNGLLVPAATTDTELQHIRNSLPDTVKVQRVEERLSALGNVIACNDYVALVHPDLDRDTEEILADTLNVEVFRQSVAGNVLVGSYTALSNRGGLVHPKTTIQDQDELSSLLQVPLVAGTVNRGSEVVAAGMVVNDWCAFCGMDTTSTEISVIESVFKLNDAKPTAITSTMRASLIDSMS; this is encoded by the coding sequence ATGGCGGTCCGTGTACAATTCGAGAATAACAATGAAGTGGGGGTGTTTAGTAAATTGACAAATTCTTATTGCCTCGTTGCTATCGGAGGCTCAGAAAATTTCTACAGCGTGTTCGAAGCCGAGCTCGCAGAAACGATTCCCGTGGTGCACGTCAGTATCGCGGGGTGCCGCATCATCGGCCGCATGACCGTAGCCAATAAGAACGGACTTCTGGTGCCAGCGGCGACCACTGACACAGAGTTGCAACATATACGCAACAGTCTGCCGGACACAGTCAAGGTGCAGCGTGTAGAGGAGCGCCTCAGCGCGCTCGGGAACGTCATAGCGTGCAACGACTATGTGGCGCTCGTGCACCCCGATCTGGACCGCGACACAGAGGAAATTCTCGCAGACACACTAAACGTTGAAGTGTTCCGGCAGTCCGTGGCCGGAAACGTTTTGGTCGGTTCATACACCGCGCTCAGTAATCGCGGAGGCTTAGTTCACCCGAAAACTACCATACAAGATCAGGATGAGCTCTCATCTCTCCTACAAGTTCCGTTGGTTGCGGGTACAGTAAACCGAGGCAGTGAAGTAGTGGCAGCGGGGATGGTGGTGAACGATTGGTGCGCGTTTTGTGGCATGGACACGACGTCGACAGAGATCTCAGTGATTGAGAGTGTGTTCAAACTGAATGATGCCAAGCCTACAGCCATCACCTCCACAATGCGTGCCTCACTTATTGACAGCATGTCCTAA